The following coding sequences are from one Bos indicus x Bos taurus breed Angus x Brahman F1 hybrid chromosome 5, Bos_hybrid_MaternalHap_v2.0, whole genome shotgun sequence window:
- the IFNG gene encoding interferon gamma, with protein MKYTSYFLALLLCVLLGFSGSYGQGQFFREIENLKEYFNASSPDVAKGGPLFSEILKNWKDESDKKIIQSQIVSFYFKLFENLKDNQVIQRSMDIIKQDMFQKFLNGSSEKLEDFKKLIQIPVDDLQIQRKAINELIKVMNDLSPKSNLRKRKRSQNLFRGRRASM; from the exons ATGAAATATACAAGCTATTTCTTAGCTTTACTGCTCTGTGTGCTTTTGGGTTTTTCTGGTTCTTATGGCCAGGGCCAATTttttagagaaatagaaaacttaAAGGAGTATTTT aatGCAAGTAGCCCAGATGTAGCTAAGGGTGGGCCTCTCTTCTCAGAAATTTTGAAGAATTGGAAAGAT gaaagTGACAAAAAAATTATTCAGAGCCAAATTGTCTCCTTCTACTTCAAACTCTTTGAAAACCTCAAAGATAACCAGGTCATTCAAAGGAGCATGGATATCATCAAGCAAGACATGTTTCAGAAGTTCTTGAATGGCAGCTCTGAGAAACTGGAGGACTTCAAAAAGCTGATTCAAATTCCG GTGGATGATCTGCAGATCCAGCGCAAAGCCATAAATGAACTCATCAAAGTGATGAATGACCTGTCGCCAAAATCTAACCTCAGAAAGCGGAAGAGAAGTCAGAATCTCTTTCGAGGCCGGAGAGCATCAATGTAA